In one Lolium rigidum isolate FL_2022 chromosome 3, APGP_CSIRO_Lrig_0.1, whole genome shotgun sequence genomic region, the following are encoded:
- the LOC124694496 gene encoding cortical cell-delineating protein-like, protein MAPSKLVLFLVVNLALLATTAHACGPYCHTPTPPPTCSIDTLRLQVCANVLNLLKLNLPVPANEECCPLLSGLANLDASVCLCTALKAEILGIKLNVPVAFTLLLNQCRKTCPDNFTCST, encoded by the coding sequence ATGGCGCCCTCCAAGCTGGTCCTCTTCCTTGTCGTCAACCTGGCTCTCCTCGCCACCACCGCGCACGCCTGCGGTCCATACTGCCACACCCCCACCCCACCGCCAACCTGCTCGATTGATACTCTGAGGCTTCAAGTGTGCGCCAACGTGCTGAACCTGCTCAAGCTCAACCTCCCAGTGCCGGCGAATGAGGAGTGTTGCCCGCTGCTGTCCGGGCTCGCCAACCTCGATGCATCTGTCTGTCTCTGCACCGCCCTCAAGGCCGAGATCCTTGGCATCAAACTGAATGTCCCTGTCGCCTTCACCCTCCTCCTCAACCAGTGCCGCAAGACCTGCCCCGACAACTTCACCTGCTCCACCTGA
- the LOC124694495 gene encoding cortical cell-delineating protein-like yields the protein MASTTLALFLTVNLALLAATAHGCGSYCSNPTPVPTPPIAVSPPAPVIPTPVPPTPSSGGGGTCSIDTLKLGVCANVLNLLKLNLGVPSTEQCCPLLSGLADLDAAVCLCTAIKANVLGISLNVPVDLVLLLNQCGKTCPADFTCPI from the coding sequence ATGGCGTCCACCACCCTGGCCCTCTTCCTCACCGTGAACCTGGCTCTCCTCGCTGCCACCGCGCATGGTTGCGGATCATACTGCTCCAACCCCACCCCGGTCCCAACCCCACCGATCGCCGTCTCACCGCCAGCTCCTGTGATCCCGACGCCCGTGCCCCCGACGCcgtccagcggcggcggcggtaccTGCTCGATCGATACGCTGAAGCTGGGCGTGTGCGCCAACGTCCTGAACCTGCTCAAGCTCAACCTCGGCGTGCCGTCGACGGAGCAGTGCTGCCCGCTGCTGTCTGGGCTCGCGGACCTCGACGCCGCCGTCTGCCTCTGCACCGCCATCAAAGCCAACGTCCTCGGCATCAGTCTGAACGTGCCCGTCGACCTCGTCCTTCTCCTCAACCAGTGCGGCAAGACCTGCCCCGCCGACTTCACCTGCCCAATCTGA